cacaacaaccccatgcaacgctacaggcttggggaggagtggctggaaagctgcctggccgaaaaggatctgggggtgttagtagatagccggctgaacttgagccagcagtgtgcccaggtggccaagaaggccaacagcatcctggcttgtatcaggaatgctgtggccagcaggagcagggaggtgattgtccccctgtactcggcgctggtgaggccgcacctggaatactgtgtccagttttgggcccctcactacaagaaagacattgaggtgctggagcgtgttcagaggcgggcaacgaagctggtgaagggtctggagaacaagtcttatgaggagcggctgagggaactggggttgtttagcctggaaaagaggaggctgaggggagaccttatcgctctctacaactacctgaaaggaggttgtagtgaggtgggtgttggtctcttctcccaagtagctagcgataggacaagaggaaatgggcttaagctgcgccaggggaggtttagactggagattaggaagaatttctttacggaaagggtggtcaggcattggaacaggctgcccagagaggtggtggagtcaccatccctggaggcgtttaaaaaacgggtagatgtggcacttcgggatatggtttagtctggtctacccttgattagtctagagtgggcttggtagtgtaggttaatggttggactggatgatcttaaaggtcttttccaacctagatgattctatgattctatgattctatgattctatgattctatgaattaagTGGATAGATTTTTTCCTACAGTGTCCCctacttatttaaaaatgtggaaTCAGTAAAAGAGTCTTAGAGATAATAAATAAGGACCACGAGAGGCATTTCCCCAGGAGCCGTGCCTTGGGCTGAGCAGACCCATGTCTGGGATGTTTTTGGGAAGGGTCTGTAGcagggcacagcctgcagcaAGCTGCCTCCTCAGGAAATGGCTGCCTGAGGGACGCTCGCCTCTCCCTCGAGGCCGGTGCAGCGTTGTGGTTTGCTTTGGAGCTTTTTCCCTTCGTACACCGACACAAATCTCAACGAGAACCCGCTCAGATGGCGGTGAACGAAAACCGCCATAACGGCAAGGAccgccggccgcccgccgcctcgcTCTGCCTGCGGCGGCGCAAAGCCCGCCGGGAGTTGTAGTCCctggggccgccccgccccgctcagAGCAGCCGCCGGGGAACTACATCTCCCAGCAACCACCGCGCTCCGCTctgccccggcggcggccgctgcgGCGGTGAGCGCGGTGCATCCTGGTACGTGTAGTCAAGCTGCCAGGGCGGGAGCGCCTACGGCGGCGCGGCCGGACTCCATTtcccggcgggcggcgcggcccggcgcaGGGAGCGGGGAAGCCGGCCGGCGCCGAGATGGCGGTCGATAAagacctgctgcagctggaccTGTACGGCCTCTTGGGGGTCGGCGAGAAGGCGTCGGAGAAGGAGGTCAGGGCGGCTGGGCCGGGAACCCTCACGGGGCCGCGGGGAGGCTCGGAGCGGGGCCCCGGCTCTCCCGCCTTTCCCTCAGGAGCGGGGGCTCTTGCCGAGGGCAGGAGGCGGCTCGGGCGTGGGGCTGCGTTTGCTGCTCTCCCGATATTTAGCTGAGCCATTGCCCCAAGCGCTGTTTTAATATGATATCTCTGCCCTGGGCAGTGCTGCCTTGTGGGCTGGAGCTGTTCATAAGTGGGAAAGGCCAATTTTTTCTAATGCTGGCCTTGCCGCGCCCACCTTACCcctctgttttctcctcttaaGCCTGTGGGGCAAGCCTGGCTTTGGAGGAGGATGAAATCAGGCGGAGAGAACTGCAGCATTTGTCTCGGACACTGCTCCTCTTGCTTTGTTTATGTACCTTCAGAAGGAAAGCTCCTCCTGTGTTTACCAAAACCCCGTTGTTAGAGGTTGGTCTAGGTATTGTAGGTTCCCATAAGTCGTCTGGttaattttgtggttttgggattacatgtttccatttttaatttaattggtAAGTGAACACTAAACACAAGATTTGAGCAACTGAGCTCAGACAGTGACCATTTCAAGGGAAGTAGTAAACTTAGTAAAACTATAAGTAATGGAACAAAGTTAACCTTGAAAGGAAAACTCTTATTTTCCTCCttaggctttctctttttttttttttctttagcagtaAAGAGCAGTAGCAGTACCATAGGAAGCTGTGGTCTGGGCATAACCAGCAATTGTGAGTGAGGCTGCCTGGAAATTCCGTGTGTATGAAGCACAAAATGGGAACAAGCCAAATGTAACACACAGGATCGGGGGACTTCAGGTGACCTCAGCTTCACTGCTGAGCTAGTGACTGGGAGGGAAAGGATGAGAAAATGACAAATTGAATGTTATGGTGCAGCATAAAAAGTGACAAGTGTACTTTAGAGTGCTAATCCTTGATGTAAAATACTTGAAACAACCCCAAGACCCTTTGTATGCGGAGCAGTGAGGccaaaagaaatgaacaaaGGGGAGCAAgactgttaaaataatttaacctCGCTGTTTAGAGAAGCCTTATGAACTTGTCATGCAGCATGGTTATTGTAATAGTTGTGACTGCATGGGGAGGAGACTTACCTCTCTCTCAACTGGAGTCTTGCTTGGGCAGGAGATAGGATTAGGGCTGGCAGGCTTTAGCTGCTCATTTCCCTTCCAAGAGCTTTGTCCACCGGGTGGTGCTGGGCCACCACTTATTCCGCTCTTTTAGCAGAGGACTGCTTGGCAGTGGAACAGagcagcttttcttcctttcctttcctgcatgCAGATGTGGCCCTGCCCAAGGGAACTCAGATTGTTGAAAGTGACTTGGCTCAGAAAGTTGGCAATCTCTTTGAAGCATAGAAGAGATTAAACAGTCTTTGGTCACAAATTCTTCACCTTGCCAGCTCAATTGTTGCATGGTAAATGGTACTTTCTCTGTCCCAAAGTTACAGCTGCAAAGAACACAGTATCCCTCTGGCTAGAAAACTGCCTTGGTGAACCAGGCTTAGCTTTGACAATTGTGAGGTTTGACTGCTGTAATACAAGGCACCTAGAAGTAAAACTTCTGGCTTTGAAAAGCTTAGACTCATTCAAAATATGGCTGCCTGCCTACTAAGTGTCCTGGGCTGAAATGCTTACCTTTGCACTACACTGTGATTAAAAAGGACAGGTCACTGCATTGGGGTTGAGAACCGAGCTTTTTGGAGGTCTCTTGCTATTACAGTAGGCTGCTTTACCTTTCAATATGAGGCCATAATGCAGCTATCGGCACTCCAAAAATGGTCTTTATTTTCTGCCAGGCCTGGGGGACATCTAGTCATGCAAATGAACGCTGGTTCAACCACAGCCTTCTACATATGATAGGGAGGTGTGTTTTTAAGTtaagcaaaaccagcaacaaaaacaacaaaagaaaccctctgaatagaaatttttttgtttctgcagtggttcaggggtgttgtttttttttttttttgcaagttgcTTTTCTCCACACAGACTAAACAGCACCAACCAGTAAATCTCAATTCTGGCTCTTGCAGGTTAAGAAAGCGTACCGGCAGAAGGCCCTGACTTGTCACCCAGACAAGAACCCAGACGATCCCAGAGCAGGTAAGATGGGGCTGTGCGGCCACAAACAACgcttcatgtttgttttcacaTGTGCAGACTCCTGGAGGTGGCCCTGCTTAACTTCAGGTCTGTCTTTGCATGTAATTAAGGGAATGCCTGGATATATGTCATGTGAAGCATACATATGCAGGACTAAGAGTTATTTTCATCACCATTAGGAGCTCTGTTTTTTAAGGTTGAATGCATACATGTTGGGTTTAGAAACATCAGTGTTAAGTCAGTGCTGAAATTGTATTTGCACCTCTCAAAATCTTCCTACGTAGTATTGAAATGCCAGACCTTTGGCTCTGCTGTCCCCAGTGTTTACTGGCTGGTCACTATTTTAATTCCTATGTCTCACAGTTGAAACTTAAATAGCAAGCTTAAGTCATATTAGCTGTGAGCAGTGCCCATTTTTGTGTGTTGGACAAGGCCCTGGCTCTGTGGAACTGAGCATACCTAAACTGTTAGCAAGGTCTGGCTTCTGCAGCCACTCTGCTTTTAACCTTTGTAGCTACAGGTAGCAGTGAACAGCAGTGGTAACTAGAAGGATGCTGTTCATCAGAACACCTCAAAATAAACATTGTTCTGTCTTGCATGTTCCAATTTAATGGGCTGCAGTCTTACAGATGAAAATTTATAGTTGTAGCGCAGAGAAAAATTTtcaccaggggaaaaaaaaagcagcagcgaGAGGAAAGCTGGGGGCTTTGATATCTGTAGAAGGTTGAGATGTGAtttgaagtgtgtgtgtggaggcCTCCAGCTTATATGTGTACTTTCTAGGAAGACGGACAGCAATATTGATGTAAAATGCAAAGTTTGAATCTCGGGCTGAAAAGCTGTTGATATGAAAGGGAGAATTTGTTTGTAACAGTGTATTTCAAGCTGACTGCAGGTTGAGTAATATGTTTCTGTAGATGGGTTCTGGTGAATTCATGTTTTCaagatttctgttaaaaagaaatggttacagtttttgtttcttaatttacaTTGAGGTTTATGTAACAAATGTTGTCCTTTGAGTTGAGGTGATCCTGGCTATAGGTTGGCTTACAAATGCTTTGGAAAGGTTATTCTTCTTTCTGATGTTCTGCAGGTCTCTTCCATAAGGGAttgtcttttctgcttcacCTCCAGGCCACTAGCATGGTTTTCTGCATCTtacccttttttcttctaattcccAGCGGAAGTCTTCCACCAACTGTCTCAGGCCTTAGCCGTGCTAACAGATGCAGCAGCGAGGGTAAGGTTGTCCATCCCTTGGTGATGTTGGGATTGCGTGGTGTTATTCTCCGCAAGCATGCTGGAGAAGTATTGGAAACTCTCTTCCTGTCTGCCCTGCTCTCTTCTCTGGTTGTGACTTCATGAATGTCTCATCTTGTTTGTGACTTGACATCTCTGATTGTGACTTTAAGTCTCATCTGTTACTCCCTGTAGTTCTCCATGAGATCAAATAGTAGGTGCCAGATAAGAACTTGGACAAATGCTCTTTTTCTGATTTGATATGCTAGGAGTAGCTCTGTCCATTTGCTGCAAGGGTGAGATACTGTCTTTAATAATGTGTTAGACTTGGGCAtatcccattttaaaaaataagtgatAACCACCACTGTTTCAGGGACACATTAAATTCCCATGACAGTGGTGCATTTGCAGTTCCCTTGAAATCAAGGTCTGACAAATAGTATTTAGATGTGATTGCTAAGGCTCAAAGCCTTTCTTTCCATGGGGCACAAGACTTGTAAACTGTGAAGCTGAATCATAGTCACGATCTCTATCCTTTTGCTGCAAGAGCTTTGCAGCCTGTCAGATGTAGCCTGGACTCTTTTCTTGCTGGGAGGAAGTGGCTGAGTGCCTGCTGCTCAAGGCCTGAAAGTAATCTGGACATGTGAAgggaaagagcaaaaccaaaataaaaacgAGCAAGTAACTTTATCCAGAAAAACTCAGGAGAGAAGGCATATTAAAATTCCagataacatttaaaaacatgaaataactCTCTTTTCAAACATTGGCAAAGCTTGTAATCTCCCCTCCAAGGGGCAATTAATCTTTTGGCATCCAAGAACTTTTTGgcttctacattttaaaaaggaaaaagtgtttAGCAAACCCTTCCCATGTAGCAAGGAAAAGTATCAGCTTTTCTAGTTTATTAAATAAGAGCAGTGCTTTCCTGTACAACTATTCTGCAAGTAATATTTAAGCATTTGTGCCGGTCTATGGTTTACCTACTACAGGAAGGTTCTGTGTAGGTTGATGAACAGATTAACTGGTTTAAACAGGTGCTGGTAAAATTGCCAGTTTACCTCAGTTCTTAAGTCTCTATAGTGCTAAATGAATGTTGATGTGTTATTGCTGCTGAAAAGTTCTGATGCTCTTTGATCTAATATGTTCATGTGAGTCAAATATCTGTCTGGTGACTGAATCTTTCATGTAAGATAGGCCTTTTTAATTGTAAAACTTTTCTCTAAACCAAACCTGATCTGTTACCAGTGCCCCTAAAGCTACTTTTGGCATGTTCAGGAAATCAAAATATTCTTCCCACCTCTGAAGATGGGTCAGACTTTCTCTCCAGTGCGCTTTGCAGTTATTCCTGTGCTTCCTCGCCCTTTCAGGCTCCATCTGGAGATCCTTGGGCCTCTTCTCATGTTTTCACGGTATTTGTGTTAACTTCCAACACTTTTAGAGGGAATTCTagcaagaagcagaaaatgcttcACCTCTGCTTACAGTGTTTCAATATCTGATCTCGCCTTTATTCACTGCTTTCCATTTTATCTCTTCTGTTTTATACAGTTTCACACTATTGTGTTGGTTCTTTGACAGGCGGCGTATGACAAAGTGAGAAAGGCTAAGAAGCAAGCTGCAGAAAGGACACAAAAACTTGATGAGAAGCGAAAGAAAGTAAAGCTTGGTAATAAAATCAAAACTTCACTTTCTCTTGGCTTGAAGTCTTCATTAGctgggtgtttgcatttcttctaCCGCTGGAATACACCATTGATTAATCTGCTGTCCATTTGTGATGGCTGTGGTTTCTTTATGCCTGGTACAATATAGTAGCCACCTGAAATCTCCTCCCACAGTCATAGCTGGGGATGGTCCTGCTCTGGGAAGGAATTGGGGGTTTTGGTGACTATTAAGACTGCTGATACATTGATGTGCCTGGGCAGAGGAGAGGTAGCAGAGCTATCAGAACCCTACTTTGAAATTACTGTAGGTGTAGCCAAGTTTGTGATCTTTCCATCCACCTCGGTCAGCAGTGAAAATTCTCTTTGGATTGctttaattttgcttctttctctgcagatCTTGAAGCCAGAGAACGAGAAGCCCAGGCCCATGAGAGTGAAGAGGAGGAGATCAGGATAACGAGATCGTTAGAACAAGAAGTAATGATAGATTCTTagatttctctgcttcttttgaGAAGCATTGCTGGGAGTCTTTGCAACCATAATGAAAACCATGTGATGAGATGCAGCAAATCTCTATATAGCAGCCCTTCAGCCTTCTGGATTAATGGGCTCTATGAAAGAGGCGTCTAGAAGGGATCTTGTAGCAATCTGGCAAATGTGTCAAGatcagggttttattttttgtctgcccttttccttttgcatagCAGATGTATAACCAATTAGCTGTTATTGCTGGGTGATAGGAGCTGTGTCACTAGGAACATGAGGGGACCAGTTTTGAGTGTTGGAGCTGTCACAGAGGAACTAGCAAGAGGGTTGCCCCAGGAGTTAAGGCAAAAGCTCTCCTTGGCAGTCTTTAGCTGGCATGAGCTGACCATGGAACTGTGCCCTTACATATCTGTGCTGTCTTACCTCTGCTGTAGATAATACGCCTGCGTGAAGAAGGCTCCCGACAGcttgaggagcagcagagactcATTCAAGAACAGATCCGGCTTGAAAGAGCGCAGCACATCCAAGGTGAGAACAGATGAGATTGGAGCCCTCAGCCAAACTACGAGCCTGTGGGACTCCAACTCTTCTGTAGACATAGCTCATGTACGGGTGCAGCCTTCTGACTTGGTCACATTGCTGTATACTGCAGGGCTGCTTTTTTGTATGTGGCATGCTGCTCTTTAGCGCATTGTCGCTGCTCCTTTTCAATAAATATTCTAAAGCATTGAATCTAGATGGTCTGATGTGGAGCCCCATGGTAATGCTGGAGGGAGCCTAAAGTCCTGCTCATCTCTCACAATTAAAGCAGTCAGTGCTGCAGACTCAAAACAGGGAATGATTCAAGTTTGCAAAAAATAATGGTTGTCATTGGGTTACTACTTCTTGAAATTTCTCAGTACCTATCACCCAAAGAGACTCAGTGTGGAGAATAAAATTTTGTTTAGTCTGATTGCTGAGGCTTTACTTTCTGGAACTTGATTCTCTCATGTTCCTTGGGCACGCACAGTCTTCATCCTGGGTCTGTACAAAGACCAGCAACAAATCTGCCAAGAAACGAGCAACATACTGAACTGGAAAACATCTACATTCTGTGCTGCCATACAACAGTAGGTAGTTACCGTGTTTGAAGTTGTCTCCCTCTAATTCTCATGGGCTGTTCAGTAGCTGTAGTTAGTCTCCTTCAGACAGGAAGGGATGAGATTGTTCCAGAATCCCAGAACCCCACTCCTTGGTATTCCTGAACCTCGCTCCCATCCACACATTTCTATAGtgaattgcctttttttaatgttgtatcTCTGTGGGcttaaaatagttttatgtttcagaaagttctgttcttttcaaaacTAACTAGACTGCTGTTCAGGTTTTCAGTTTGATGGGAAGATTTATTGTCTCTTGCTTGCTACCCCTTTCATTCTGACAGATGCTATAGTATAGTATCTGTTGCTTTCtcacaggaaaaatactgatctaatgagttaaaaaaaaaacaacccaccagaGGTCCAGATGCAGAAACTCTTTTTGGGGTTACCAGGGTTTTCCTGTATGACACTAAGTCATTCAGCCCACCCTAGCCTTTCTTAACTTAATTTCACATATCAGGAATTGGGGAGGATGTTGAGCATTTGCTTAGTGTAAAACACTTTGAGATCCTTGCAACAAGAGCACATCATTATAAAGTATTTAGTTGCAGGGCCAGATTAAATTCTTAGGCTATGCTATCCTTTTTTTTGTCTACCCTTAATTTTTCCACACGTGTTCCCACCAGCACAACCCTCTTGCAAGGAAAAATGACACAGAATCTAACAGGTCTCCTGCTTGTATTTTTACTTAGCTGTTTCTAGCCTTGCTTGTGGCAAGTCTGGGCATCATAGAAGGGAAAAATGCTGATGTCCGATATTCGGTCTGCACTGCAGTTCCTGATGATAGTATTCTGCAAGACTTTTGGGGCTGAAATGGTCTAGTGGAAGTCCAGAAGTGTTTGCTATTGCCATACGTACATTCTCAGGGCAAATTTTGTGCTAAATGCTCTTTAGCTGAGGAGTTTTCACCCATGtcctttccatctttttttttttctttcccctctttaggcaaacaggaaagaaatggagCAGAAGGCAAAATAACTCCCAAACTCAAAGTAAGACATTCTTATAAAGCTGGGTTTTGGTGAAAACTGGTAGAACATTATGCAGCTTTGGAAAACGGAAGGGACACTTCAACTCTGAACTGCCCCATCCCTTTGTACAGTGGAGATGAAGTTCAGCAATCTAATGCATATCATGCATGCGAACAGCTCCTGTCGCTGTCTTTAAAATACCCTTCCTTCCTCACCCTTTTCTCTACTGTCTGGTCTAGATTTTTGAGCCTGAAGTAGGGTTGTTTCTGCTTTAGGCACAGGGAAACGTCTGCTTATTACACAGATGTAGCCATTAGTATGCTTTTGAAGTattacctttttatttcagtgagcAGTGTTTCTCCCCATTCCCCAAATAATTTGTTCCCTTTGGACATTCTGATGTTGAAGTCACTGTCTTGGCAATTCTGGGAGTGTAGCTGTAAATAGCAAACTTGGCTGGTGTGCGGGTGGCAGGAGCTGCATTGAATGTGGAGACCTGTGTTCAAATGGACAAAATTAACTTGTCACATTTATTTCCcagctgaaatggaaatgtgGGAAAGACGACGAGACAAGAGGGGGATACTCAAAAGATGTTCTGTTGCGGATTCTACAAAAGGTCCTGTCTGATATTCTTTCCTACTACTTGACCTTC
The Pelecanus crispus isolate bPelCri1 chromosome 6, bPelCri1.pri, whole genome shotgun sequence DNA segment above includes these coding regions:
- the DNAJC17 gene encoding dnaJ homolog subfamily C member 17 → MAVDKDLLQLDLYGLLGVGEKASEKEVKKAYRQKALTCHPDKNPDDPRAAEVFHQLSQALAVLTDAAARAAYDKVRKAKKQAAERTQKLDEKRKKVKLDLEAREREAQAHESEEEEIRITRSLEQEIIRLREEGSRQLEEQQRLIQEQIRLERAQHIQGKQERNGAEGKITPKLKLKWKCGKDDETRGGYSKDVLLRILQKYGDVLNLLISSRKTGSAVVEFATVKAAEMAVKNEVGLINNPLKISWLEGQPRNNPSTILSDSTSQPRTSQASVVSERDYESLVMMRMRQAAERQQLIEQLKREDEEESHT